Part of the Aquarana catesbeiana isolate 2022-GZ linkage group LG06, ASM4218655v1, whole genome shotgun sequence genome is shown below.
GTGTAGGGATGATAGGGATGTGTAGGGATGTGTAGGGATGATAGGGATGTGCAGGGATGTGTAGGGATGATAGGGATGTGCAGGGATGTGTAGGGATGATAGGGATGTGTAGGGATGATCGGGCGGACGATGTGATCGGTATATGATAACCTGGGGTGATGGAGAAGCCCGTCAGAGGACCAGGGACAGCTCCTACAATGACAGAGTTCGGGGCTTATATTGTCTGGGAATCTGGGATCCTCTCAGGATGGACAGGACTCTACACTTCTACTGGGGTAGTTAGTTGCAGCTTGgagagtttttattttatttagtccaATGAAAATAAATAgttatatctatctatttatctgaagataaatagatagatagatagatagatagatagatagatagatagatagatagatagatagatagatagatagatagagagagagagagagagagagagacagatagataACATACAACACAGAGATGTGAAATAAGGAGAGCTGTCCCCTCTCTGGTcccctgtgctctcctccaatcacatcTCTGGGATTCTATTTGACAGATGAGAACTCTTCAGTGTCTTTAATGACTATGGAATAAAAGAAAAGGACATAAAGCTCGTCCATAATAATGACACTAGTGTCGGAATCTCATGCAGGATGTCGCCTCTTGTCATTAATGGCACTTTGCAAATCAGGGGCACTGAGAGGTTCCAGGGACACAAGTGATCGCTGCCTCCTTCTGCCTCCCCTTCTGTCACGTCTTGTGCACACAATGCACGGCCAGGAAGGGGTTAACCCTGTCCTGCGGGTACAAACAGGTTCGCTGAATCTGTAACTGGCGACAGATggccacttttttttccccccatggcCACAAAGAGATGGAAGGGAGAGCAGCGCTGAATACAAATGGATGGAGGAAAAGGGGCCGCATCACGTGATCCGCCGTTTGCCTGACTTGGGTGACCATATGGCGCGTGCCGGGGAAAGTTGGGGGGGCGGGGCTTGAAAGAAGGCGCAGGCGCACTGCGCTCCCCTCTTCACTAATCTGTGTGACTGCTGtgttgtcacctctcctcctcctcctccctcttcttacTTGTCTCCTAGCGTCACGAGACCCGCTATAAAACCCCAGAGTCTCATCACAGCCCCCAGAAATAAACAAAACAATTCACCCCAGCACCTACACCTCTGCTCTGTACCACTGGAGAGGTTATGAGACTGTCACTGCCAAGGAGACACTAATACTAAGGTAAGCCTTACCTGACTCCCTCATTTCACCATTTCTCTACATCTGGGAGAACATTCATGCATTCACCTTTCTCATCcgatcatttatttatatatttttttagatttccatatttcattcatttttttcttcctttagataTTGCTTGGCCATTAATCAAACTCATACTTTCATCATCAAATCACCCTCTTAAGCAGCTAGTAGTAAAGCCAAGTAGTTCTCAATACATTTGTACAGATGTCAGTTGATCACCTGAAGATTAGAAATAGTTTATAGAAGGGCTATGAAGTATATAGTTAAAGTTGAGTATAATGTCATCAGTCTAATGTAGGGGCTGTTATCTGCATTGAAATATAAAGAATgacataaatattataaatataaagtctATGCATTGTACATATAAAGTATaacataaatattataaatatatatgtatatacattttttaatataaagtatgatataaataaacatacaaaatatataaagtAGAAATGTGATGTATTATATAAAGTAGATAAGAGTAtgataaaacaaatatataaagtagAAATATAGGGCATTATATAAAATACATAAAGTATAATTTaactatacaaatatatataaagtagAAATGTAAGGCATTATATAAAGTAGATAGCGCACGATATAAATACAACATATATAAAGTAGAAATATAAAGTATAATATAAACtaatatatgcaataaaaaaagtcaATTCACTATAAACTCATGACTGCATATGCTTATTCCTGATGGACCGACTGAAATGTTTGAACCCTGTACAAGCCAATCAGCATAGACTAAGCTCAAGCCTTCAGATGCTGGTAGTAGTAAATCTCCTTCACctgaacttgttctgtaatgttgaaggctTTTAAGACTCATCCAAGCAGCCAATCATATGAGCTGAGGAAGCCATCTGGATGGGTTTCCGACATTAGAAAACAGGTCCAGTAAATTTGACTTACTGCTACTAGCTATATGGCAACCTgtataaatgagaaccttcacagatgtATGATACAATACGAAACAGCCAAAAAGCAGCAATGATGGACCAAGCGCAAAAGCCCTTGGCAACCAGTATAGTAATCAGTTGAAACTAGGGGATGGGTAAAGTGCAATTATAAGTAGTGGTGTTAAGGGAAAGGCAATTAGTATGGTAATAAGTGGTGTTAAGGTTTTAACTGAACCTGTTCtttaaaaatttagtttttttaagaCATTCAAGAAGCCAATCAATTGGGCTGAGGAAGCTATCTGGATGGGTTTCCGACATTAGAAAACAGGTCCAGTAAATGTGATTTACAACTACTAGTTAGTATCAATGGGAACCTTCAGAGATGTATTATACAATAAGAAACAACCGAAAGGCAGCAATGATGCACCAAGCGCAAAAGCCCTTGGCAACCAATATAGTAGTCAGTTGAGACTAGGGGATGGGTAAAGTGCAATTAGTATGGTAAGTAGTGGTGCTGAGGGAAACATATGCTACCTGTTAACTGCCAGGGTTCTCCTTGTCTGCAGCAGCAATCAAAGCAGGTTGAATACACCAGCTATGTTTTAGTAGCTCTTGTATTAAAGCCATTAGGTCATGGTGTATGGTAGACATTTCAAGTGTCTGCTTTATGCATCAagttgctttttctttctttttttcctggcTAGGTATAGAAAACAAAATACTTGAACTAACCTAGCACAGTAAACTGCAGATGGGAGATGTGTATAATAGGGAGCTGCGGTGCACCTGATCCCCTCCATTCAGGGCGCCTGCGCCAGTTTTAATAGAATTGTCTTTTCTGCTGCTTTGCCATCCACTGATCCCTGGACGTTTATAACACAGCctatggggcagatttactaaaattggagaacgcaaaatctggtgcaactgtgcatgatagccaatcagattctaacttcagcttgttcaattaagctttgacaataaaacctggaagctggttgtttttttctgtgtacagctgcaccagattttgcatctctccagttttagtaaatcaaccccatagtcggAATACATTTTTCGATCTTGCACAATCAGATTGCCGATTCTGTTATTCGTTTCAGTTTAGTATCTTTACGCAAGTCATATTTTCTTAATCTACTTAAGGTCTGCATAATATATCCCGGTTACATAACAGTCTTTGAAGGGGATCTAATGCGGATTTGTGTAGTTACATTCTAATCTATATTTCTACTTTATTAGTTGGTGGCACTGAGATCAAGTGGTCATTTATATCTGCTTGTCCTCCTTAGATTTAAAGATGACCAAGTCCTATCGAGATAATGGGTTGATCATGTCCGACACCCAAGGCTCGAGAGGTTGGGTGGAAGAGTGCTTAAGCTCTCAGGACGAGCACGACTTGGAGAAGAAGGATGAAGACCTAGAAAGTATGATGAAGGATGAAGATGAGGACTCTCTCAACCATCACAATGGAGAGAACGACGAGGAAGAaggtgaggatgatgatgaggatgatgatgatgaggaggaggatgaggacggggATGACGACCAGAAACCCAAGAGACGAGGTCCTAAGAAGAAAAAGATGACTAAAGCCAGGGTGGAGCGCTTCAAGGTCAGGCGCATGAAAGCCAACGCTCGGGAGAGGAACCGAATGCACGGCCTGAACGCTGCATTGGACAGCCTACGCAAGGTGGTGCCTTGCTATTCCAAAACGCAAAAGCTGTCCAAGATCGAGACGCTGCGACTGGCAAAAAATTACATCTGGGCTCTTTCTGAGATCCTGAGGTCTGGGAAAAGTCCAGACCTGGTGTCCTTTGTGCAGACACTTTGCAAAGGCTTGTCCCAGCCAACTACCAACCTGGTGGCTGGGTGCCTTCAGCTGAACCCCAGAACTTTTCTTCCAGAGCAGAACCAGGATATGCCATCGCATATGCAAGCAGCAAGTGCTTCCTTCCCCCTGCATCCCTACCCTTACCAGTCCCCTGGTCTTCCCAGTCCTCCTTATGGTACCATGGACAGCTCCCATATATTCCACGTCAAGCCCCATTCATACGGGACTGCCCTGGAGCCTTTCTTTGAGAGCACTGTCACTGACTGCACCAGCCCCTCGTTTGATGGGCCCCTCAGCCCTCCTTTGAGTGTTAATGGGAACTTTTCCTTCAAACACGAGCCTTCT
Proteins encoded:
- the NEUROD1 gene encoding neurogenic differentiation factor 1, giving the protein MTKSYRDNGLIMSDTQGSRGWVEECLSSQDEHDLEKKDEDLESMMKDEDEDSLNHHNGENDEEEGEDDDEDDDDEEEDEDGDDDQKPKRRGPKKKKMTKARVERFKVRRMKANARERNRMHGLNAALDSLRKVVPCYSKTQKLSKIETLRLAKNYIWALSEILRSGKSPDLVSFVQTLCKGLSQPTTNLVAGCLQLNPRTFLPEQNQDMPSHMQAASASFPLHPYPYQSPGLPSPPYGTMDSSHIFHVKPHSYGTALEPFFESTVTDCTSPSFDGPLSPPLSVNGNFSFKHEPSSEFEKNYAFTMHYPAASLAQSHGPIFSSTGPRCEIPIDSIMSFDGHTHHERVMSAQLNAIFHD